From a region of the Aquisalimonas asiatica genome:
- a CDS encoding putative bifunctional diguanylate cyclase/phosphodiesterase: MEQDLNLGGSVRSATEDERLYDLYSLNVLDTSAETRFDRLTHLIADIFRFPVVLISLVDRDREWFKSAFGWERKEVDRDISFCAHAIDSADGVFLVPDTLRDPRFVRNPLVTGEPGIRFYAGVVVHGPAGHPVGTLCVIDRIPRAFDEQALARLRQFAELVQHELHHVRELRRLRAAIEFSVFYDPLTRLPNRRLLGERLQHLIELSQRDGRKVVVLLFNIEGLRLINESHGTAAGDRILVELATRLRDGCPPGGTAARLEGNECALVLPAPGRDTGCIDTIAEQVRTALERPFIVDGHEHYLHIRIGGSVFPDHGTTPRRLLERAAAAVRVPSDGLHRPVRFVSQADSADISRRIAVESRLRRATERQEFRLYYQPITSLSDNGIVSYEALLRWHDEELGEMSPASFIAVAEQTGLIVPMGRWVVEESCRQLAAWRRAGVDVRPVSVNVEAVQLQDPRFAAMVLDSLTAAGIPPELMHLEVTELSLVSHGDHVAENMRTLSDARISIYVDDFGTGYASLDYLRRMPIAGLKIDRSFVDGLPDDSQDVTLTRSMIGMARSLGLQTVAEGVETWSQYQFLRESGCALVQGYLLARPMPADAVSRLPATLHVSPGMDGLR; encoded by the coding sequence ATGGAGCAGGATCTGAACCTCGGGGGCAGCGTCAGGTCGGCCACCGAGGACGAGCGGTTGTACGATCTCTACTCCCTTAACGTGCTCGATACGTCGGCGGAGACGCGCTTCGACCGGCTCACCCACCTGATTGCCGACATCTTTCGCTTCCCGGTTGTACTGATCAGCCTCGTGGATCGCGACCGGGAATGGTTCAAGTCGGCCTTCGGCTGGGAGCGCAAGGAGGTGGACCGGGACATCTCCTTCTGCGCCCACGCCATCGACAGCGCCGACGGCGTGTTTCTCGTGCCCGACACGCTCCGGGATCCGCGCTTCGTGCGTAATCCGCTGGTCACGGGCGAGCCCGGGATCCGCTTCTATGCCGGTGTCGTGGTGCACGGCCCCGCGGGGCATCCCGTGGGCACCCTGTGCGTCATCGACCGGATACCCCGGGCCTTCGACGAGCAGGCGCTGGCCCGTCTGCGGCAGTTCGCGGAGCTGGTGCAGCACGAGCTGCATCACGTGCGCGAGCTGCGCCGGCTGCGTGCCGCCATCGAGTTCTCCGTGTTCTACGATCCGCTCACCCGCCTGCCCAATCGCCGCCTGCTGGGCGAGCGCCTGCAGCACCTGATCGAGCTCAGTCAGCGGGATGGCCGCAAGGTGGTCGTGCTGCTGTTCAATATCGAGGGTCTGCGGCTGATCAACGAGAGTCATGGCACGGCCGCGGGTGACCGGATCCTGGTGGAGCTCGCCACACGGCTGCGCGACGGCTGCCCGCCCGGCGGCACGGCCGCGCGGCTTGAAGGCAACGAATGCGCACTGGTGCTGCCGGCGCCGGGGCGCGACACCGGCTGCATCGATACCATCGCCGAGCAGGTCCGCACGGCACTGGAGCGGCCGTTCATCGTCGATGGTCACGAGCACTACCTGCACATTCGTATCGGCGGCTCCGTCTTCCCGGATCACGGCACAACGCCGCGGCGGCTCCTGGAGCGGGCGGCCGCCGCCGTTCGCGTGCCGTCCGATGGCCTGCACCGGCCGGTGCGGTTCGTCAGCCAGGCCGACTCCGCGGATATCTCCCGTCGCATTGCCGTGGAGTCCCGTCTGCGCCGGGCCACGGAGCGGCAGGAATTCCGCCTGTACTATCAGCCGATTACGTCTCTCTCCGACAACGGCATCGTGAGCTACGAGGCGCTGTTGCGCTGGCACGACGAGGAGCTTGGCGAAATGTCGCCCGCCAGTTTCATCGCCGTTGCCGAGCAGACGGGCCTGATCGTGCCCATGGGCCGCTGGGTGGTGGAGGAGAGTTGCCGTCAGCTGGCCGCCTGGCGGCGCGCTGGCGTTGATGTCCGCCCCGTCTCCGTCAACGTGGAAGCGGTGCAGCTCCAGGACCCGCGGTTTGCGGCCATGGTACTGGACAGCCTCACCGCCGCGGGCATCCCGCCGGAGCTGATGCACCTGGAGGTGACCGAGTTGTCGCTGGTCAGCCACGGCGATCACGTGGCCGAGAACATGCGCACGCTCAGTGACGCGCGGATCAGCATCTACGTGGATGATTTCGGGACGGGCTACGCGTCCCTGGACTACCTGCGCCGCATGCCCATCGCCGGACTCAAGATCGACCGTTCCTTCGTCGACGGTCTGCCGGACGACAGTCAGGATGTCACACTGACCCGCTCCATGATCGGCATGGCGCGCAGCCTGGGGCTGCAGACAGTGGCCGAGGGCGTGGAGACGTGGTCCCAGTACCAGTTCCTGCGTGAGTCCGGGTGTGCCCTGGTGCAGGGCTATCTGTTGGCCAGGCCCATGCCTGCGGACGCCGTGAGCCGGCTGCCGGCGACCCTGCATGTCTCGCCGGGCATGGATGGACTACGCTGA
- a CDS encoding RNA ligase, which produces MQKQVLADAVERGKAVEERFETLRYTRLVDSVDGYPRGSVILEDGTVIPGYPSIGRVQSLAAGLERHFGDAFWAEEKIDGFNVRIARYKDDLYAFSRGGFVCPFSTDRLPDLLDATILDDEPHLVLCAEIAGPENPYLEGCPPDIKEDVALFIFDMMDTATGHFLHQEHRMARLDYYTLPAARIFGRYGTQDVEPLRELILALDARGSEGLVFKAEREDVRAKYVTGRSNIVDIALCGDQLLDLPPEYFTNRLMRLALFASEHGQMGDAALERQLGQAFIEGLGRAINRSREHGRVGIPFRCRFRRRRNAELFMAHMKATGGRRVHIAEDMPRREGDYWRLEFERELERMTGTLANTLAGGAQFD; this is translated from the coding sequence ATGCAGAAGCAGGTGCTGGCCGATGCTGTCGAGCGTGGCAAGGCGGTGGAAGAACGCTTCGAGACGCTGCGGTACACCCGTCTGGTGGATAGCGTGGATGGCTACCCCCGGGGCAGCGTGATTCTCGAAGACGGCACCGTGATCCCCGGGTATCCGTCCATTGGCCGGGTGCAGTCGCTGGCGGCCGGGCTGGAGCGTCACTTTGGCGACGCCTTCTGGGCGGAAGAGAAGATCGACGGCTTCAACGTGCGCATCGCGCGCTACAAGGACGACCTCTATGCCTTCAGCCGGGGCGGGTTCGTGTGTCCGTTCAGCACCGACCGGCTCCCGGACCTGCTGGACGCCACCATCCTGGACGACGAACCTCACCTGGTGCTCTGCGCCGAGATCGCCGGGCCGGAGAACCCCTATCTGGAAGGCTGTCCGCCGGACATCAAGGAGGACGTGGCGCTGTTCATCTTCGACATGATGGACACCGCCACCGGTCACTTTCTGCACCAGGAACACCGCATGGCGCGCCTCGACTATTACACGCTGCCCGCCGCCCGGATCTTCGGCCGTTACGGGACGCAGGACGTGGAACCCCTGCGTGAGCTGATCCTGGCGCTGGATGCCCGGGGCAGCGAGGGGCTGGTCTTCAAGGCGGAGCGCGAGGATGTCCGGGCCAAGTACGTCACCGGCCGCAGCAACATCGTCGACATCGCCCTGTGCGGCGATCAGCTCCTGGACCTGCCGCCGGAGTATTTCACCAACCGGCTGATGCGCCTGGCACTGTTCGCCAGTGAACACGGCCAGATGGGCGATGCGGCGCTGGAGCGCCAGCTCGGCCAGGCCTTTATCGAAGGGCTGGGGCGGGCCATCAACCGCAGCCGTGAGCACGGGCGTGTGGGCATCCCGTTCCGCTGCCGCTTCCGGCGGCGGCGCAACGCGGAGCTGTTCATGGCGCACATGAAGGCCACCGGTGGCCGGCGGGTGCACATCGCCGAGGACATGCCGCGCCGGGAGGGCGATTACTGGCGGCTGGAGTTCGAGCGCGAACTGGAGCGCATGACCGGCACCCTGGCCAACACCCTGGCCGGCGGCGCGCAGTTCGACTGA
- a CDS encoding RNA ligase partner protein: MRRFVLDTSVFTNPHVSAQFGETPVQVLETFLALARRCPAEFYMPLSVYEEFRTIRELDDALAGDVETEIWVRSPQRFSLTIPSDVLYEFIDEVRTRIDRGLRIAEEHTKRAGAAADMDPELITHLRERFREAMRKGLVDSREDVDAVLLAMELDAELASADEGMRKMGNRMGVKLVTAAYLRRVMENLADRDAPRP, translated from the coding sequence ATGCGACGCTTCGTGCTGGACACCAGCGTATTCACCAACCCGCACGTCTCCGCGCAATTCGGCGAGACGCCGGTGCAGGTACTGGAGACGTTCCTCGCTCTGGCGCGGCGCTGCCCGGCGGAGTTCTACATGCCGCTGTCGGTCTACGAGGAGTTCCGCACCATCCGGGAGCTCGACGACGCCCTGGCCGGCGACGTGGAGACCGAGATCTGGGTCCGCTCGCCCCAGCGCTTCTCGCTGACCATCCCCAGTGACGTGCTCTACGAGTTCATCGACGAGGTGCGCACCCGCATCGACCGCGGGCTGCGCATCGCCGAGGAGCACACCAAGCGGGCAGGCGCGGCGGCGGACATGGACCCGGAGCTCATCACCCATTTGCGCGAGCGCTTCCGGGAGGCCATGCGCAAGGGGCTGGTGGACTCCCGGGAGGACGTGGACGCGGTGCTGCTCGCCATGGAGCTGGACGCGGAACTCGCCAGTGCCGACGAGGGCATGCGCAAGATGGGCAACCGCATGGGCGTGAAGCTGGTCACCGCCGCCTACCTGCGGCGGGTCATGGAGAACCTGGCCGACCGCGATGCACCGCGCCCCTGA